From a single Candidatus Thorarchaeota archaeon genomic region:
- a CDS encoding DUF58 domain-containing protein, translating into MITKRGFVVLFGGVLLLTSGFAYMNFYLTMIGVYLLVGLVVTLPLFALTANLSGIEVERQIDKGKVFSGDFLRVRVTIKNVSHRHFDFIEIWDQYPETWILAIGENFIASRIEPGSSITFSYILQARMRGRYYIGPTEVIMRDRLGLHYYKRTLKARTEILVYPTWKDVRRMESLGKQRQLGLMFGAHRTKTVGMGTDFAGFRDYVPGDAFRLIDWKASARRGKMIVKQFEMEKNIQIVCMIDTSGSMGNGYPENTKLEYAIRAAVLLSYMGIERKDLVGTCVFSDKVHTFVPPSLKPNHMFEVLESLALAEPIGWSNFPEAVEYVTRQLTKRTLFIFLTDLEESPGPLLTAMKRVIANGHKAQIISPFGPWFEAPVGQFGPVERVLAEAVQEELWERRSKIARALSRFGIDVVNVGPEDFLPVIIKQYNLAKQRGVALH; encoded by the coding sequence GTGATTACTAAGAGAGGCTTTGTGGTTCTGTTCGGTGGCGTTCTTTTACTGACAAGTGGATTCGCCTACATGAACTTCTATCTCACTATGATAGGGGTATATCTATTGGTCGGTCTCGTTGTTACATTACCTCTTTTTGCACTTACTGCAAACCTCTCGGGGATTGAAGTGGAGCGCCAGATAGACAAGGGAAAGGTCTTTTCTGGTGATTTTCTACGGGTCCGTGTCACAATCAAGAATGTATCTCACAGGCATTTCGACTTCATTGAAATCTGGGATCAATATCCCGAGACTTGGATATTGGCCATTGGTGAGAACTTTATAGCATCGCGAATCGAACCTGGAAGTAGTATTACCTTCTCCTATATCTTGCAAGCGCGAATGCGTGGTCGATACTATATTGGCCCTACAGAGGTCATTATGCGCGATCGTCTGGGTCTACACTACTACAAACGAACTCTAAAGGCACGTACTGAGATTCTCGTATATCCTACTTGGAAAGATGTACGCAGAATGGAGTCACTTGGCAAGCAGAGGCAGCTTGGTCTCATGTTTGGAGCTCACAGAACAAAGACAGTTGGTATGGGCACGGACTTTGCAGGGTTCCGTGATTATGTTCCTGGAGATGCTTTTCGGCTCATTGATTGGAAGGCAAGTGCTCGTCGTGGTAAGATGATTGTTAAACAGTTCGAGATGGAGAAGAATATTCAGATCGTGTGTATGATTGATACGTCAGGTAGTATGGGTAATGGCTATCCTGAAAACACCAAATTAGAATATGCAATTCGTGCTGCTGTTCTTCTCTCCTATATGGGAATTGAACGAAAAGATCTTGTTGGAACCTGTGTATTCTCCGATAAAGTGCATACATTTGTCCCGCCAAGTCTAAAGCCTAACCATATGTTTGAAGTATTGGAATCATTGGCCCTTGCTGAACCAATAGGCTGGAGTAATTTTCCAGAGGCAGTGGAGTATGTCACCCGACAGCTCACAAAGCGTACTCTATTCATTTTTCTCACCGATTTGGAGGAGAGCCCGGGGCCACTGCTGACTGCAATGAAACGGGTTATTGCAAACGGGCATAAGGCCCAAATTATCAGCCCGTTTGGTCCTTGGTTCGAGGCGCCTGTAGGGCAGTTTGGTCCAGTAGAACGTGTTCTTGCTGAGGCTGTTCAGGAGGAGCTCTGGGAGCGTCGTAGTAAGATCGCACGAGCCCTATCACGTTTTGGTATTGATGTTGTAAATGTCGGCCCAGAAGACTTCCTGCCTGTGATCATTAAGCAGTACAATTTGGCAAAGCAAAGGGGGGTTGCACTACATTGA
- a CDS encoding DUF4129 domain-containing protein: MTAATITPRRKMGLTTILGTVAVIAMLMWGTVVFFQIQTGNVRTEIPHERYSDVVPWPYNINWGGSSTNWFDNMDYNQLPLNQTLPDDLLEHLNDVMFIESPTEPVQLWRYDAYDEYTGSSWQKTDAAMSNVTLNLITRSEAEALGNTIYTVYLNVTAGPNVGAVRLPTLFPDALIIQDSFVTGQIEDGHFQVDTPSRLLNYDLSLDALGVVQFRPLLSAPTGEHVLVAYDLTFRSQDLSSIADNSLRGDSSPPDIWAMYGPSTLDGIDFTQRVIDNISQFEDSSATAFQTATTVATYFQTKFKLIMNASEYNIRPEEGRETTDWFLERGGGLPMDFASSYCVFMRHLGIPARYVAGFAVGDDLGGYRALKVLHMTFWAEVYIPTSSTTGEWVQILPLPLPSGSGTEIPMNTPGELKLYTWANTPQGWVVTGDDFVISALLLSGGVPVSGQQITFRDNTDNHLMGTAIIEQGTFLPLANLTYAYPDDATPGLHNISAIFQGPTEQVENFTYVYVVAQPNPYSPNGPSSPQFTLSETYDVDLSLGLDDYVAYWDDILHVHGVMTVGGDPVDGTTLNNDQIRIMWDDYFMGNATIQSDGSYELDIPLDPSDHVRMTVGTHEVWSEYLGEYNSQGIPILLPARSADNSTVDLQGNIALTLTATPSPVARGGTLHYDGICELRNGTILVGETIGIFFDSTWITDVTTNSTGGFSYDYIIPVAQPLGTFPAQANWTSSYTGIAGNWSNTVDVEVQLKAASLTIDSTPKDPDVVHPYEKITIFGYLTDQLNGSGLVGQDVDIYWDTGSGAVKIGTATTDANGYYEFNYTVTDAYFGSVDYWSEYVSSSPSYEGATSPTLSITVEKWATDVTISVSPSPAHPAELVTFSGTVSVPDQGSLLGNAPVTIWWQNSTSTYNLSVVLTSAATGIYTYSYTIPLNHEFGTISCWAEFVSPWAAFADDVSDIRLLTITNYTTHLNITSNSTVYHLNETAHIWGSLTFENGSPIVGRQVVLSWTNATDTYYYTLLTDSQGRYDFYYNFSPSKDDVGTVDVSVSFTSWTRLHSDASATLGTLTVQLFQVDLTATLDAAEYHQDESITVSGTLTFQHNGNPLGGAMVTIYYRNATKLMNFTKYTDATGAYSFQYNLTLDDALGAIYIWAQYTSTDPLWTDAISANRTATIILYRLSLTTQTNSTSYHLNETIWVSGRLTFQHNGTAIVGESITIHMQLSNGTLLTYSGYVTNSTGYYNFYYNCSPTKDSTTTITIWATYTSTQQLWDDASSSPGVDVDLILYPLQLSLTGPAAVYLDNSVVLTGNLAHQGGSPELTGKWVRIYLLEGSTWTYLGQSQTDSNGDYQYVYTFTLSQGAGDYTFKANYSSTDPLTADAESSPFTVTAMRYDVNIDFTASPTTAKLNESIFFSVHLYFDNGTDIQGETILIRWNNGSLYTLHSETTNSTGWMNFVFTGFQEHTVWTGITSYGEFSGSRLYNANSSAHIAITLEQWVTAIIGYNTTGGRTDYYVTDWVDLSGGLYYTEPAPDVPLPSATITLLFDGTPVDSTVTLTDGSFSISWMIPESTSPGLHTLSVAFYSPDNWIADSTDSITLNISAITLVWTLFVNPNNPAYLSDHLNISGTLYLSNGSPYSGAAVSLYWDHLSDGLSPLFISQVLTQPDGSFEYIFTIDASTTTGFTTVWASCTPSSSYIVGSDSETVTIEILPIPVNLTLTYFDDSAYVGDTINLGGSLHWGNGTGSAMVGYTIALLWSGSQVDSVATDTDGDYDFTFTVPWDNSVGVITFTIQFVRPDASFESAEASDSIEIYNLVTITLNPQRVTVVYRGDQLIVNGTVTNTHGPVQDVPLVLLVDGAPTSVTTTTLSQGAFVLTYSVPSDLPLGPHTFSVNVTNFYYELSGAVGTWDVTVKLQSILSVYVDHTYTVTTGENFSVSIRLTDSDGNLIAGVVRVYLNNSLLSTENIDSGAWVVIEFQVPSSISASGYYVVSAEFDGIESSYIDGSTAEGEVPIHIFTQVVFTSSVETVQVAGSQLVISGQLTDDSPNAIPIVGRRLTIAVNGTTYTATTGDDGSFSVVIAPRTVVGIYEVSIEVPTETNPISVSRFTIQVQANTGGNMQLGDLLIPITALAGAVIAVLLYLYFVRGFFHPSKRVGGVDIPSKLRNIKKLADAGKYDAAVTLAYRTFEQMCGLKTGTERLNSETAREYLDRVLKSLPLDATAIDQFVNIYEEARFSQHEITRGQYEEAVRIFTDLYPRLDVGTTD, encoded by the coding sequence ATGACAGCCGCCACAATAACTCCAAGGCGTAAGATGGGTTTGACTACAATTCTTGGTACAGTTGCTGTTATTGCGATGCTTATGTGGGGTACGGTCGTCTTCTTTCAGATTCAGACGGGGAACGTTAGGACTGAGATCCCCCATGAGCGGTACAGCGATGTAGTTCCATGGCCCTACAACATCAACTGGGGCGGTTCGTCTACTAATTGGTTTGATAACATGGACTATAATCAACTCCCTCTCAATCAGACATTACCCGATGATCTTCTAGAGCATCTTAATGACGTTATGTTTATCGAGTCACCCACAGAGCCGGTTCAGTTGTGGCGTTATGATGCTTACGACGAATATACAGGTTCATCTTGGCAGAAGACTGATGCGGCAATGAGTAATGTGACTCTAAACCTGATAACCCGCTCAGAGGCTGAGGCACTAGGCAATACGATTTACACCGTCTACCTGAATGTTACAGCGGGCCCAAATGTTGGAGCGGTTCGACTGCCCACATTATTTCCAGATGCGCTCATTATCCAAGACTCTTTTGTGACTGGCCAGATCGAGGATGGCCATTTTCAAGTTGATACTCCCTCCCGTCTGTTGAATTACGATCTATCTCTTGACGCGCTTGGCGTTGTACAGTTCCGTCCACTTCTCTCAGCCCCCACTGGGGAGCATGTTTTAGTCGCATATGATCTCACGTTCAGAAGTCAGGATCTCTCGTCAATAGCAGATAACTCTCTACGTGGTGATAGCTCACCCCCAGACATCTGGGCCATGTATGGGCCCTCCACTCTGGATGGTATTGACTTTACACAGCGCGTAATCGATAACATCTCACAATTTGAAGACTCTTCAGCGACCGCATTTCAGACAGCAACAACAGTGGCAACCTATTTCCAGACCAAGTTCAAACTGATAATGAATGCCTCTGAATATAATATCCGCCCCGAGGAAGGTCGAGAAACGACCGATTGGTTCCTCGAACGTGGTGGTGGACTGCCGATGGATTTTGCCAGCTCGTATTGTGTGTTCATGAGACATCTTGGTATTCCTGCTAGGTATGTTGCAGGATTTGCAGTTGGTGATGATCTTGGTGGCTATAGGGCCCTAAAGGTCCTGCATATGACCTTCTGGGCGGAGGTCTATATTCCAACATCCAGCACAACTGGTGAATGGGTACAGATATTGCCACTACCACTGCCCTCTGGCTCCGGGACCGAGATTCCCATGAACACGCCGGGTGAACTCAAGCTATATACTTGGGCAAACACTCCTCAGGGCTGGGTGGTCACTGGTGATGATTTTGTGATCAGTGCCCTGTTATTATCTGGTGGTGTCCCAGTTTCAGGGCAGCAGATCACTTTCCGCGATAACACCGACAATCACTTGATGGGGACCGCCATCATTGAGCAGGGTACTTTCCTACCCTTGGCAAATCTGACATATGCCTATCCTGACGATGCGACACCTGGTCTCCATAATATCTCTGCTATCTTTCAGGGCCCCACAGAACAGGTTGAGAACTTTACATACGTGTACGTTGTGGCACAACCTAATCCTTATTCTCCGAATGGCCCCTCCTCCCCACAATTTACTCTCAGTGAAACATATGATGTGGATCTTAGCCTAGGTCTAGACGACTATGTTGCCTATTGGGATGACATCTTGCACGTTCATGGGGTCATGACCGTGGGTGGTGATCCTGTAGATGGCACGACCCTAAATAATGACCAGATTCGTATCATGTGGGACGACTACTTCATGGGTAATGCGACCATTCAATCGGATGGTTCGTATGAACTGGACATTCCTCTAGACCCCTCAGATCATGTTCGAATGACTGTTGGAACACATGAGGTATGGTCGGAATATCTTGGTGAGTACAATTCTCAGGGCATTCCTATCTTATTACCCGCCCGATCCGCTGATAATTCGACTGTCGACTTACAAGGTAACATTGCGCTTACGCTCACAGCGACGCCTTCTCCAGTGGCTCGTGGGGGTACCCTGCATTATGACGGTATTTGCGAGCTACGAAATGGGACCATTCTGGTAGGCGAGACCATTGGGATCTTCTTCGACAGTACATGGATAACAGATGTGACCACAAACAGCACTGGTGGCTTTAGCTATGATTATATCATTCCTGTTGCACAGCCTCTGGGAACTTTTCCAGCTCAGGCAAACTGGACTTCCTCCTATACAGGTATTGCAGGAAACTGGAGCAATACGGTCGATGTGGAAGTCCAACTTAAGGCAGCTTCACTGACTATCGATTCTACTCCAAAAGATCCTGATGTAGTCCATCCTTATGAAAAGATTACAATATTCGGGTATCTCACTGATCAGCTTAATGGGTCTGGTCTGGTTGGGCAGGATGTTGATATCTATTGGGACACCGGAAGTGGTGCTGTTAAAATCGGCACAGCGACTACTGATGCCAACGGCTATTACGAGTTTAATTATACGGTCACAGATGCTTATTTTGGATCAGTTGATTATTGGTCAGAGTATGTATCCAGTTCTCCCTCCTATGAGGGTGCCACCTCTCCCACTCTCTCAATCACCGTGGAGAAGTGGGCTACCGATGTGACGATTTCCGTTTCCCCGTCTCCCGCGCATCCTGCTGAATTAGTAACATTCTCGGGAACCGTGTCTGTGCCGGATCAAGGATCACTTCTCGGAAATGCTCCCGTCACTATTTGGTGGCAAAATAGTACAAGTACCTATAATCTATCAGTGGTCTTAACAAGTGCGGCCACTGGTATCTACACGTACTCATATACAATTCCTCTTAATCACGAGTTTGGAACCATCAGTTGCTGGGCCGAGTTTGTATCACCTTGGGCTGCCTTTGCGGATGATGTTTCCGATATTCGATTACTGACTATTACAAACTATACCACCCATCTGAATATCACCTCTAATTCTACCGTATACCACCTTAATGAGACCGCTCATATCTGGGGATCTCTTACTTTTGAGAATGGCAGTCCTATCGTCGGTCGGCAAGTGGTCTTATCATGGACAAATGCCACCGATACGTATTATTACACACTACTGACAGATAGTCAAGGACGCTACGATTTCTATTACAACTTCTCTCCATCCAAAGATGATGTTGGTACTGTTGATGTGAGCGTATCCTTCACATCATGGACTCGATTGCACTCTGATGCTTCAGCTACTCTTGGCACGCTTACTGTGCAATTGTTCCAAGTCGATTTGACTGCTACTCTTGATGCCGCGGAATATCATCAAGACGAATCCATTACTGTTTCGGGGACATTGACCTTTCAGCATAATGGCAATCCGCTTGGTGGGGCAATGGTCACGATATATTATAGGAATGCAACCAAACTTATGAACTTCACAAAATACACCGATGCGACTGGCGCTTATTCATTCCAATATAATTTGACGCTTGATGATGCTCTTGGAGCGATCTACATCTGGGCTCAGTATACCAGTACTGATCCATTATGGACTGATGCTATCTCTGCAAATAGGACTGCAACAATAATTCTGTATAGGCTCTCACTCACAACCCAGACTAATTCAACATCATACCATCTCAATGAGACCATATGGGTCTCGGGTCGATTGACATTTCAGCACAATGGTACTGCAATAGTAGGTGAGTCAATTACGATACATATGCAATTGAGTAACGGAACTCTCCTGACATATTCTGGTTATGTGACAAACTCTACGGGTTATTATAATTTCTATTACAACTGTTCTCCAACTAAAGACAGTACGACCACAATCACGATCTGGGCAACGTATACAAGCACTCAACAGCTCTGGGATGATGCATCCTCTTCTCCTGGGGTTGATGTGGATCTGATTCTCTATCCACTTCAACTATCACTTACTGGTCCTGCGGCAGTATATCTTGATAATTCGGTCGTGTTGACAGGGAATCTAGCGCATCAGGGCGGATCGCCTGAGTTGACTGGGAAATGGGTGCGCATCTATCTTCTTGAAGGAAGTACTTGGACCTACTTGGGCCAGTCACAGACCGACTCTAATGGCGATTATCAATATGTGTACACATTTACACTCAGTCAGGGCGCAGGTGATTACACTTTCAAGGCAAACTACTCTAGCACTGATCCACTGACTGCCGATGCAGAGAGTAGCCCATTCACTGTGACTGCAATGCGATATGATGTCAATATTGATTTCACTGCAAGTCCTACTACCGCAAAACTGAACGAATCAATCTTTTTCTCAGTCCATCTCTACTTCGACAATGGTACTGATATACAAGGAGAAACAATCCTCATTCGATGGAACAATGGTTCTCTTTATACATTACATTCAGAGACCACAAACAGTACTGGTTGGATGAATTTTGTTTTTACTGGTTTCCAGGAGCATACAGTATGGACTGGTATCACTAGTTATGGTGAATTTTCAGGTTCCCGTCTGTACAACGCCAATTCATCAGCTCACATTGCTATAACTTTGGAACAATGGGTCACAGCCATTATTGGATACAATACTACTGGTGGGAGAACAGATTACTATGTCACAGACTGGGTAGATCTCAGTGGCGGGCTCTATTATACCGAGCCAGCACCAGATGTCCCCCTACCATCCGCCACTATCACCCTTCTCTTTGATGGAACTCCTGTTGATTCAACAGTCACACTTACTGATGGCTCTTTCTCGATCTCGTGGATGATTCCAGAAAGTACATCCCCCGGTCTACACACACTCTCGGTGGCGTTTTATTCTCCTGATAACTGGATCGCTGACTCAACAGACTCGATTACCCTTAATATTAGTGCAATCACACTCGTATGGACGTTGTTTGTGAATCCGAATAATCCCGCCTACCTGAGTGATCATCTCAATATCTCTGGAACGCTCTATCTGAGCAATGGTTCACCGTACAGTGGTGCAGCTGTGAGCCTCTATTGGGATCATCTGAGTGATGGCTTGAGTCCGCTCTTTATTAGTCAGGTCCTTACACAACCTGATGGGTCCTTCGAGTATATTTTCACTATTGATGCTTCAACAACTACTGGCTTTACGACCGTTTGGGCATCTTGTACTCCCTCAAGCTCGTATATTGTCGGCAGTGATTCGGAAACAGTGACTATTGAGATTCTGCCAATCCCTGTTAATTTGACTCTCACGTATTTTGATGACTCAGCGTATGTGGGTGACACAATCAATCTGGGTGGCTCGCTGCACTGGGGGAACGGTACTGGTTCGGCCATGGTGGGATATACAATAGCCCTCCTCTGGTCCGGGAGCCAAGTTGACTCTGTGGCCACAGATACCGATGGTGATTATGATTTCACATTTACAGTTCCTTGGGATAACTCAGTTGGGGTCATAACCTTTACAATTCAATTTGTGCGTCCTGATGCCTCTTTTGAGTCCGCAGAAGCCAGTGATTCTATCGAGATTTACAATCTTGTCACGATCACGCTTAATCCGCAAAGAGTGACCGTCGTCTATCGTGGTGATCAACTAATTGTGAACGGGACTGTGACTAATACACATGGGCCAGTCCAAGATGTACCGCTTGTCCTATTAGTCGATGGTGCTCCCACTAGTGTGACTACAACTACACTTAGTCAAGGGGCCTTTGTACTCACCTATTCGGTTCCGAGTGATCTTCCTCTTGGCCCGCATACATTCAGCGTGAACGTGACCAATTTCTACTACGAGTTGAGTGGGGCTGTGGGCACATGGGATGTGACGGTGAAATTACAGAGTATATTGTCTGTCTACGTAGATCATACATATACGGTCACAACTGGTGAGAATTTCAGCGTCAGTATTCGGCTCACAGATTCCGATGGCAATTTAATTGCTGGGGTAGTGCGCGTCTATCTCAATAATTCCCTTCTCTCAACTGAGAATATTGATTCTGGCGCATGGGTGGTTATTGAGTTTCAAGTTCCGTCATCCATTTCAGCAAGTGGCTATTATGTTGTGAGTGCGGAATTCGATGGTATCGAGTCTTCATATATTGATGGCTCAACTGCTGAAGGGGAGGTACCTATTCATATCTTCACTCAAGTGGTCTTCACATCCTCTGTTGAAACAGTTCAGGTGGCGGGATCACAACTCGTCATTAGTGGACAACTCACTGACGACTCGCCAAATGCAATTCCTATTGTTGGACGTAGGCTCACGATAGCTGTAAATGGGACCACTTACACAGCAACAACAGGTGATGATGGTTCTTTCTCAGTAGTGATAGCTCCTCGAACGGTTGTGGGTATCTATGAGGTTTCTATTGAAGTTCCAACTGAAACGAATCCTATTTCAGTTTCAAGATTTACGATCCAAGTTCAAGCTAATACAGGTGGTAATATGCAACTAGGTGATTTGTTAATTCCAATTACTGCTCTGGCAGGTGCAGTTATCGCGGTTCTGCTGTATCTTTACTTCGTCAGAGGTTTCTTCCATCCCTCTAAACGAGTGGGTGGTGTGGACATTCCAAGTAAGCTTCGCAACATCAAGAAGCTTGCAGATGCCGGAAAGTATGATGCTGCAGTGACTCTTGCATATCGTACCTTTGAGCAGATGTGTGGATTGAAAACGGGCACAGAGCGTCTCAATTCTGAAACGGCTCGTGAATATCTTGACCGGGTACTCAAGTCATTGCCTCTTGATGCTACTGCTATTGATCAGTTTGTGAATATCTATGAAGAGGCACGGTTCTCACAGCATGAGATCACACGAGGTCAGTATGAAGAAGCAGTCCGTATCTTTACCGATCTCTATCCGCGTTTAGATGTTGGAACAACCGACTGA
- a CDS encoding MoxR family ATPase, giving the protein MGGGSVDALSIDEVHSLTTEIIREVQRVIVGKTDILRDCLIAMLSNGHVVLEGVPGLAKTYMARTFASILGCQFKRIQLTVDTLPADILGSNVFNQRSGEFWFRKGPVFANLVLADEINRCPPKSQSALLEVMEERQVSIEGVTRKLPEPFLIIATQNPVEQEGTYPLPEAQLDRFMFRLILDYPTKSEEAEVIRRKHIGEATDLRVLADPETIVRMQNTCKKVYIDDDIITYIRDLIVRTRNDPQILLGGSPRASLVLMSASKARAAMQGRDYVIPEDVRKLAIQTLNHRLLLKPEAELEGMTVERVVSKILGEIDCPR; this is encoded by the coding sequence ATGGGCGGTGGTTCTGTCGATGCATTAAGCATTGATGAGGTCCACAGTTTGACAACCGAGATCATCCGTGAGGTCCAACGAGTGATCGTTGGCAAGACGGACATCCTACGGGACTGTCTGATTGCAATGTTGTCCAATGGTCATGTTGTGCTTGAAGGTGTTCCGGGTCTTGCAAAGACGTACATGGCTCGGACTTTTGCGTCCATTTTGGGATGCCAGTTCAAACGTATACAACTCACCGTGGACACACTCCCTGCGGACATTCTTGGTAGTAATGTTTTCAATCAGCGCAGTGGCGAATTCTGGTTCAGGAAAGGTCCAGTATTTGCCAATCTGGTGCTTGCAGATGAGATCAACAGATGTCCCCCTAAATCTCAGAGTGCACTGCTCGAGGTGATGGAAGAACGTCAGGTCTCAATTGAGGGTGTGACACGAAAGTTACCTGAACCGTTTCTGATCATTGCCACTCAAAACCCTGTGGAGCAAGAAGGCACCTACCCCCTGCCTGAGGCACAGCTTGATCGGTTCATGTTCCGTCTGATTCTTGATTATCCTACTAAGAGTGAGGAGGCAGAAGTCATCAGACGTAAACATATTGGTGAGGCAACTGACCTGCGGGTTCTAGCGGATCCGGAAACCATTGTTCGGATGCAAAACACCTGTAAAAAGGTATACATCGATGATGACATCATCACTTACATTCGAGACCTCATTGTTCGCACCCGAAATGACCCTCAAATTCTTCTTGGTGGTTCCCCTCGGGCCTCCCTCGTACTTATGAGTGCATCAAAGGCACGTGCAGCCATGCAAGGGCGTGATTACGTCATTCCCGAGGATGTACGAAAGCTCGCAATTCAGACTCTCAACCATCGGTTATTACTTAAACCCGAGGCTGAGCTCGAGGGAATGACTGTAGAACGTGTCGTGTCCAAGATACTAGGTGAAATCGACTGTCCCCGATAG